The region TTCGTGGTGACCGGCGGAAACCGGTTATCGGGCGAAGTTGCTGTCGGGGGGGCCAAAAACAGCGTCTTGAAGCTGATGGCGGCGTCGTTGCTGGCCGAGGGGACCAGCACGATCACGAACTGTCCTGACATCTTGGACGTGCCGCTGATGGCGGAGGTTCTCCGCGGCCTTGGCGCAACTGTGGAACTCGATGGTGATGTTGTCCGTATCACCTCGCCGGACGAACCGAAGTACGACGCGGATTTCGCCGCGGTCCGTCAGTTCCGCGCATCGGTGTGCGTGCTGGGACCGTTGGTCGGGCGGTGCAAGCGGGCCAAGGTGGCGCTGCCCGGGGGTGATGCGATCGGGTCCCGCCCGCTGGACATGCATCAGGCGGGCCTGCGGCAGTTGGGGGCGCGGTGCAACATCGAGCACGGCTGCGTCGTCGCCGAGGCCGAGCACTTGCGGGGCGCCGAGATCCAACTGGAGTTTCCGTCTGTCGGTGCGACGGAGAACATCCTCATGGCCGCCGTCGTCGCCGAGGGCGTGACGACGATTCACAACGCGGCGCGCGAACCCGACGTCGTCGATCTGTGCACGATGCTCAACCAGATGGGCGCCCAGATCTCCGGTGCGGGAACGCCGACGATGACCATCACCGGCGTCGACCGGCTGTACCCGACCGAGCACCGGGTGATCGGCGACCGCATCGTCGCGGCCACGTGGGGGATTGCCGCGGCGATGACGCGCGGCGACATCTCGGTGACCGGTGTCGACCCGCAGCACCTCCAGTTGGTGCTGCACAAGCTCCACGATGCCGGTGCGACCGTCACCCAGACCGACGACGGCTTCCGGGTGGTGCAGTACGAGCGGCCGAAGGCGGTCAACGTCGCCACCCTGCCGTTCCCGGGCTTCCCGACCGACCTGCAGCCGATGGCGATCGGCCTTGCCTCGATCGCCGACGGCACGTCGATGATCACCGAAAACGTCTTCGAGGCGCGCTTCCGGTTCGTCGAGGAGATGATCAGGCTGGGCGCGGACGCCCGCACCGACGGCCACCATGCGGTGGTGCGGGGAATCCCGCAGCTGTCCAGCGCGCCGGTGTGGTCATCGGACATCCGGGCCGGTGCCGGGC is a window of Mycobacterium sp. 3519A DNA encoding:
- the murA gene encoding UDP-N-acetylglucosamine 1-carboxyvinyltransferase, with product MSERFVVTGGNRLSGEVAVGGAKNSVLKLMAASLLAEGTSTITNCPDILDVPLMAEVLRGLGATVELDGDVVRITSPDEPKYDADFAAVRQFRASVCVLGPLVGRCKRAKVALPGGDAIGSRPLDMHQAGLRQLGARCNIEHGCVVAEAEHLRGAEIQLEFPSVGATENILMAAVVAEGVTTIHNAAREPDVVDLCTMLNQMGAQISGAGTPTMTITGVDRLYPTEHRVIGDRIVAATWGIAAAMTRGDISVTGVDPQHLQLVLHKLHDAGATVTQTDDGFRVVQYERPKAVNVATLPFPGFPTDLQPMAIGLASIADGTSMITENVFEARFRFVEEMIRLGADARTDGHHAVVRGIPQLSSAPVWSSDIRAGAGLVLAGLVADGDTEVHDVFHIDRGYPLFVEQLVSLGAEIERVV